A window from Herbaspirillum sp. meg3 encodes these proteins:
- a CDS encoding DegT/DnrJ/EryC1/StrS aminotransferase family protein — MILMNDFKAEPEELVQRQLAAVERVLRSGWYILGKEVKDFEAAWANCCGVAEAVGVANGMDAIEIGLRTLGIGAGDEVITTPMTAFATVLAIFRVGAQPVLADIDADTALSSMDSVARCISSKTKAVLLVHMYGQLSDMAKWQEFCRLQGILLLEDCAQAHLAQWSGNVAGSFGAYGAYSFYPTKNLGAIGDAGALVTNDFELAERARVIRNYGQSERYHHPELGLNSRLDELHAAMLTERLKWLDSFTVRRREVAEAYHANVKNPAITMLALPLQSKSHVYHLFVVRCEERDRLSKYLTAAGVANLAHYPIPAHQQRPCAEVRVDPNGLPAVEAHAKTCLSIPCHPQMTDDDVAKVVEVVNAFK, encoded by the coding sequence ATGATTTTGATGAATGATTTCAAGGCTGAGCCAGAGGAGCTTGTGCAGCGTCAGCTCGCTGCCGTCGAACGTGTATTGCGCTCAGGCTGGTACATTCTGGGAAAAGAAGTAAAGGATTTTGAGGCGGCTTGGGCCAATTGCTGCGGCGTGGCGGAGGCAGTAGGTGTCGCCAATGGGATGGACGCTATCGAAATAGGTTTGCGGACGCTTGGCATCGGCGCCGGAGACGAAGTGATCACAACGCCGATGACGGCGTTTGCGACTGTGCTGGCTATTTTCCGCGTGGGTGCTCAGCCAGTATTGGCCGATATCGATGCCGATACCGCTTTATCCAGCATGGACAGTGTGGCGCGCTGTATTTCTTCCAAGACCAAGGCGGTATTGTTGGTGCACATGTACGGTCAACTGTCTGACATGGCCAAATGGCAGGAATTCTGTCGCCTGCAAGGTATTCTGTTGCTCGAGGATTGCGCCCAGGCGCATCTTGCGCAGTGGAGCGGTAATGTAGCAGGTTCTTTCGGCGCATATGGCGCCTACAGTTTTTATCCGACCAAGAATCTGGGAGCAATTGGCGACGCCGGGGCTTTGGTTACCAACGACTTCGAATTGGCGGAGCGCGCACGAGTGATACGCAATTATGGGCAGAGCGAGCGGTATCATCATCCGGAGCTCGGTCTCAATAGCCGCCTTGACGAATTACATGCAGCCATGCTGACCGAGCGTCTGAAGTGGCTTGATAGCTTTACCGTACGCCGTCGGGAGGTCGCAGAGGCATACCATGCCAACGTCAAGAATCCAGCCATCACGATGCTTGCGTTGCCGTTGCAGAGCAAAAGTCACGTGTATCACTTATTCGTTGTGAGATGTGAGGAACGTGATCGTTTGAGTAAATATTTGACGGCTGCCGGCGTCGCCAACCTTGCACACTATCCGATACCCGCACATCAGCAGCGGCCATGTGCAGAAGTCCGGGTTGACCCCAATGGATTACCGGCGGTTGAGGCGCATGCAAAGACATGTCTTTCGATCCCGTGCCATCCACAGATGACCGATGACGATGTTGCGAAAGTGGTTGAGGTTGTAAATGCATTCAAGTAG
- a CDS encoding NAD-dependent epimerase/dehydratase family protein: MTKNMNYFNRFADKKVLITGGLGFIGSALARTLVANGAKVTVVDSLIPEYGGNLFNVDGIKESISINISDVRDPFAMAYLLRGQEYLFNLAGQTSHMDSMHNPQTDLDINAAAQLSILEACKKHNPAIKIVFASTRQLYGKPAYLPVDEAHPIRPVDVNGINKLAGEWYHILYNNVYGIKACALRLTNTYGPGMRVKDARQTFLGVWMRNIVEGKPVQVFGDGTQLRDFNYVDDVVDALLLAALSEDSNGEIFNLGSSEVINLKDLAAKLDAMHAGSRHQIVPFPPERKAIDIGDYYSDFTKIRTALGWTPKVGLDQGLRQSLEYYQQHWRHYWESMQ; this comes from the coding sequence ATGACAAAGAACATGAATTATTTCAATCGTTTTGCGGACAAGAAAGTGCTGATTACCGGAGGTCTCGGTTTCATCGGTTCTGCGCTGGCTCGTACACTCGTCGCAAATGGTGCCAAGGTGACTGTGGTGGACAGCCTGATTCCCGAGTATGGAGGTAATCTGTTCAATGTGGACGGAATAAAGGAAAGTATCAGCATCAATATCAGCGATGTACGCGATCCATTCGCCATGGCTTATTTGTTGAGGGGGCAGGAGTATCTTTTCAACCTGGCAGGTCAGACCAGTCACATGGATTCCATGCATAACCCTCAGACTGACCTAGACATCAATGCAGCGGCACAATTGTCAATACTGGAAGCCTGCAAGAAGCATAATCCTGCCATAAAGATAGTATTTGCCAGTACCCGTCAATTGTATGGCAAGCCTGCGTACTTGCCGGTGGATGAAGCGCATCCCATACGTCCGGTGGACGTCAACGGCATTAATAAGTTGGCGGGCGAGTGGTACCACATTCTCTACAACAACGTGTATGGCATCAAGGCTTGCGCCTTGCGACTCACAAATACCTATGGTCCTGGCATGCGCGTCAAGGACGCGAGACAGACTTTTCTGGGTGTATGGATGCGCAATATCGTCGAAGGAAAGCCTGTTCAGGTTTTTGGCGACGGCACACAATTGCGTGACTTTAATTACGTTGACGATGTAGTCGATGCGCTATTGCTTGCCGCCTTGAGCGAAGACTCCAACGGAGAGATATTCAACCTCGGCAGCTCTGAAGTGATTAATCTCAAGGATTTGGCCGCCAAACTTGACGCTATGCACGCAGGAAGCCGCCATCAAATCGTCCCATTTCCGCCGGAGCGCAAGGCGATTGATATCGGTGATTACTATAGCGATTTCACCAAGATACGCACAGCTCTTGGATGGACACCCAAAGTAGGGCTGGACCAGGGATTGCGTCAATCGCTGGAATATTATCAACAACATTGGCGCCACTATTGGGAGTCTATGCAATGA
- a CDS encoding methyltransferase, TIGR04325 family, which produces MEKNVIDGETRMRSGSRVRYWLRMCLPPLLVDAYRKWARKGVRFVGAYPDWASARAASVGYDAQLILDRVSTAQDKVLRGEAAYERDSVTFDVVEYPFPLLAGLLRAANETGGALRVIDFGGALGSTYFQCRAFLDRLPMVHWHVVEQANFVEHGRARFESDRLRFVSTISASQEIMRPDVVLFCSVLQYIEDVAVRLQEAIDSGCAYIIIDRTPMSVLDDDALCVQHVPAEIYAASYPCAILSEARLRSLLDDHFELIAEFDALGGGGEVEGVKTAVPFFYKGMIWRKR; this is translated from the coding sequence ATGGAAAAAAATGTCATCGATGGTGAAACGCGTATGAGGAGTGGGAGCCGGGTTCGTTACTGGCTGCGGATGTGTTTGCCTCCGTTGCTTGTTGATGCATATAGAAAATGGGCGCGCAAAGGTGTGCGTTTTGTTGGGGCCTATCCAGATTGGGCGAGCGCGCGGGCAGCTTCGGTCGGTTATGACGCACAACTGATTCTGGACAGGGTCTCGACTGCACAAGACAAGGTTCTTCGCGGCGAGGCCGCATACGAACGTGATTCGGTAACATTTGATGTTGTTGAATACCCTTTCCCGTTGCTTGCGGGTTTGCTACGTGCGGCCAACGAGACAGGGGGGGCGTTGCGGGTGATTGATTTTGGTGGTGCTCTAGGTAGTACTTATTTTCAGTGCAGGGCATTTCTTGATCGACTGCCCATGGTGCATTGGCACGTGGTTGAGCAAGCCAATTTCGTCGAACATGGAAGGGCTCGGTTCGAGTCGGATCGTTTGCGTTTCGTGTCCACCATCTCTGCATCGCAGGAAATCATGCGGCCGGATGTTGTGCTGTTTTGCAGCGTTCTACAATACATCGAAGATGTCGCAGTACGACTGCAGGAGGCTATCGATTCAGGGTGTGCTTACATCATCATTGACCGTACGCCGATGTCGGTACTCGACGATGATGCCTTGTGCGTACAGCATGTCCCAGCAGAAATATATGCAGCCAGTTATCCGTGTGCGATATTGAGTGAGGCGCGTTTGCGTAGCTTGTTGGATGATCATTTCGAATTGATCGCCGAATTTGATGCGCTCGGAGGTGGTGGGGAGGTCGAGGGTGTCAAGACCGCTGTGCCGTTTTTCTATAAAGGAATGATCTGGCGGAAACGCTGA
- a CDS encoding glycosyltransferase, which yields MEVAPIALFVYKRPEHTRQTLAALKANHLAKDSDLIIFSDAPRSGADAHAVAEVRQQFDALQGFKSVSLVARESNLGLADSIIDGVGRVCRDHGRVIVLEDDLVTSPYFLSYMNEGLQRYEAESRVASIHGYVYPCGTVLPETFFLRGADCWGWATWARAWQDFNADGDELLKALKSQRLTRLFDFDGTADYVGMLEAQIAGKNDSWAIRWYASTFLLNKLTLYPGKSLVLNIGMDDSGTHCQPTDAHSGELCMTPVPVRAIAIEDSTGGRDAFTRYFREGKVSLAQRVWKKMSSMVKRV from the coding sequence ATGGAAGTAGCGCCAATTGCCTTGTTTGTTTATAAGCGCCCTGAGCATACGCGACAGACCTTGGCTGCGCTCAAGGCAAATCATTTGGCCAAGGATAGTGATCTGATTATCTTTTCCGATGCGCCACGCAGTGGCGCTGATGCACATGCCGTCGCGGAAGTGCGCCAACAGTTTGATGCGCTCCAAGGTTTTAAGTCAGTCTCTCTGGTCGCGCGTGAAAGCAATCTCGGGTTGGCCGACTCAATCATTGATGGTGTTGGCAGGGTATGCCGAGACCATGGACGCGTCATTGTGCTGGAAGATGATCTGGTGACTTCCCCCTATTTCTTGTCCTACATGAACGAAGGTTTGCAGCGCTATGAGGCTGAATCCAGAGTGGCAAGCATCCACGGTTATGTTTATCCCTGTGGGACTGTTTTACCCGAGACGTTTTTCCTGCGTGGAGCCGATTGTTGGGGATGGGCAACTTGGGCGCGCGCCTGGCAGGATTTCAATGCCGATGGAGATGAGCTTCTGAAGGCGCTGAAGTCACAAAGGCTGACGCGGCTGTTCGATTTTGACGGCACTGCCGACTATGTAGGCATGCTGGAGGCACAAATTGCCGGAAAGAACGATTCATGGGCTATCCGCTGGTACGCAAGTACCTTTCTGTTGAACAAGCTTACCTTGTATCCGGGCAAGAGTCTGGTGCTCAATATTGGTATGGATGACAGCGGTACGCACTGCCAGCCTACCGATGCTCATTCCGGGGAGCTTTGCATGACACCGGTGCCGGTTCGGGCTATCGCGATCGAAGATAGTACCGGAGGACGCGATGCTTTTACGCGTTACTTCCGCGAGGGTAAAGTGTCGCTGGCACAGCGCGTATGGAAAAAAATGTCATCGATGGTGAAACGCGTATGA
- a CDS encoding glycosyltransferase, producing the protein MKILCVFGEHNYGDPRRGEGYEYVNFLPALRKLGHDVVFFESYNKSAYTDFAALNQALLKTVVREDPDAIFFVLFGYEVWLETLELLREKSRAVLINWATDDSWKYAQFSRFLAPYFDLYATTYPEAQARASASGMSHVRLLQWAANSDALLAPLPSAECKHDVTFVGTSYGNRPQWIAKLIQQGVPVACYGKGWNNGVVPAQQMQSIIRESRITLNFGDSGVVFKGILPTKSRQIKARIFEVPGAGGFLMTEPAERLEKYFSVGSEMAVFSTIDDLVPQIRHLLKHPEERDAAAQRGFRRVMAEHTYEARFSGLLREAADLLAARPSGRLGTDDIARFEAHMTAHRHVGLGLRLLKAVLVTAFRPFVGAERAERAGRRLLLEASWRLCGAVTYSAKGWVGRLFYAAS; encoded by the coding sequence TTGAAAATCCTTTGTGTTTTTGGCGAGCATAACTATGGCGATCCACGCCGTGGCGAAGGCTATGAGTATGTCAATTTTCTACCCGCCCTGCGTAAGCTCGGGCATGACGTAGTGTTTTTTGAGTCATACAATAAGAGCGCCTATACCGACTTTGCTGCGCTGAACCAGGCCTTGCTTAAGACGGTGGTTCGCGAAGATCCTGATGCGATCTTTTTTGTACTCTTCGGGTACGAAGTCTGGCTGGAGACGCTTGAGCTCTTGCGCGAGAAGTCCCGTGCTGTGCTGATCAACTGGGCTACTGACGACTCTTGGAAATACGCGCAGTTTTCTCGATTTCTGGCGCCGTATTTTGACCTCTACGCCACTACCTATCCGGAAGCGCAGGCACGTGCGAGCGCGAGCGGTATGTCGCATGTAAGGCTCTTACAATGGGCGGCGAACTCCGATGCGCTGCTTGCGCCGTTGCCATCTGCAGAGTGCAAGCATGACGTGACTTTCGTCGGCACTTCTTATGGTAATCGTCCGCAGTGGATTGCCAAGCTGATTCAACAAGGTGTTCCGGTGGCTTGCTATGGCAAGGGATGGAACAATGGGGTTGTGCCAGCGCAGCAAATGCAGAGCATCATCCGCGAATCACGTATTACTTTGAATTTCGGCGATTCAGGAGTTGTGTTCAAGGGGATCTTGCCGACCAAGAGTCGGCAGATAAAGGCGCGTATTTTCGAAGTTCCCGGTGCCGGTGGTTTTCTAATGACAGAACCAGCTGAACGGCTTGAGAAATACTTTAGCGTGGGCTCCGAGATGGCAGTGTTTTCGACCATCGATGATTTGGTTCCTCAAATTAGGCATCTACTGAAGCATCCCGAAGAGCGTGATGCCGCCGCGCAACGTGGTTTTCGTCGGGTTATGGCTGAGCATACCTATGAAGCGCGCTTTTCCGGTTTGCTGCGGGAGGCCGCTGACTTGCTGGCAGCTCGCCCATCCGGGCGTCTTGGTACGGACGATATTGCCCGTTTTGAAGCGCATATGACGGCGCATCGCCATGTCGGTCTTGGGTTGCGATTGTTGAAAGCGGTGCTAGTAACAGCATTTCGGCCATTCGTGGGTGCTGAGCGAGCCGAGCGAGCAGGACGCCGGCTTTTGTTGGAGGCCAGCTGGCGTTTGTGCGGTGCGGTGACTTATTCTGCGAAGGGATGGGTCGGTCGTTTATTTTATGCAGCCAGTTAG
- a CDS encoding DUF268 domain-containing protein: MPFVLRRSKELSLNLRAIARNWVKAMLYPRPIVGLLYLPTFFLHWSRYRKAAAATGQILRYGDMQPSLGDWSTHTPFDAHYFYQGAWLARKLRASAPQHHFDISSSVLTISVLSAFVDVTFIDYRPLKARLSGLTCGSGDILALSNADDSVNSLSCLHVIEHIGLGRYGDPIDPEGSNKAARELARVIAQGGTLYLSLPVGRERICFNAHRVHAAESVVAMFPGLTLVDFSLVDDAGAFHENVVLENARDLEYGCGMFTFQKS, translated from the coding sequence ATGCCTTTTGTGCTGCGCAGGAGTAAAGAATTGAGTTTAAATTTGAGAGCGATAGCAAGAAACTGGGTTAAGGCGATGCTCTATCCGAGGCCGATCGTCGGTTTGCTGTATCTGCCGACCTTTTTTTTGCATTGGTCGAGATATCGCAAGGCTGCAGCGGCAACCGGCCAAATCTTGCGATATGGGGACATGCAACCTTCGCTAGGGGACTGGAGCACCCATACTCCCTTCGACGCTCACTATTTCTATCAAGGGGCTTGGCTCGCGAGAAAGCTTCGCGCGTCAGCGCCGCAACATCATTTCGATATTAGTTCAAGCGTGCTTACGATCAGCGTGTTGAGTGCATTCGTGGACGTGACTTTTATTGATTATCGACCGCTCAAGGCGCGCTTGTCCGGACTGACGTGTGGTAGTGGCGATATTCTGGCATTGTCCAATGCGGACGACTCGGTAAATTCACTGTCGTGTTTGCACGTCATTGAGCATATCGGTCTGGGGCGCTATGGCGATCCAATTGATCCAGAAGGTTCTAACAAGGCTGCTCGTGAATTGGCTCGGGTGATAGCGCAGGGAGGAACGCTGTATCTTTCTCTGCCGGTGGGGCGTGAACGAATTTGCTTCAATGCGCATCGTGTGCATGCAGCCGAAAGTGTCGTGGCGATGTTTCCCGGGTTGACGTTGGTGGATTTTTCTTTGGTAGATGACGCGGGTGCATTTCATGAGAATGTGGTACTCGAAAATGCTCGTGATCTTGAATATGGCTGCGGTATGTTTACTTTTCAAAAATCTTGA